The following proteins are co-located in the Streptomyces sp. NBC_01198 genome:
- a CDS encoding FAD-binding protein, whose amino-acid sequence MQSNWAGNLTFSAAEVRRPGTVAELRSLVAASRRAKALGSAHSFSDIADTDGTLIELSGLPPEIDIDSAARTVRVAAGVRYAELAAHLDARGFALPNMASLPHISVGGSVATGTHGSGDANGGLATSVSAIDLVTADGAIHTVSRAADARTFDGSVVALGALGVVTHLTLDLRPAFEVRQRVLTGLELDDATANFDAITSAAYSVSLFTDWRGPRFTQVWLKQLADAPDADFPWAEPAGTKMHPVPGVDPVHCTEQFDVPGPWHERLPHFRPGFTPSSGQELQSEYLLPRAHAAAALHAVDAIRDTVAPILQICEVRTVAADRLWLSPAYGRDTVALHFTWIEDTARVLPVLAVLEPALAPYDPRPHWGKLFTVDPAEVRARYPRLPDFLALAAATDPARTFSNGYLDRLLHA is encoded by the coding sequence ATGCAGAGCAACTGGGCGGGGAACCTGACCTTCTCCGCGGCCGAAGTACGCCGTCCCGGCACCGTCGCGGAGTTGCGGTCGCTGGTCGCCGCCAGCCGCCGGGCCAAAGCGCTCGGCAGCGCCCACTCGTTCAGCGACATCGCCGACACCGACGGCACCCTCATCGAACTGTCCGGGCTGCCGCCGGAGATCGACATCGACTCGGCCGCCAGAACCGTCCGGGTCGCCGCCGGCGTGCGCTACGCCGAACTCGCCGCACACCTGGACGCCCGCGGCTTCGCGCTGCCCAACATGGCCTCGCTGCCGCACATCTCGGTCGGCGGCTCCGTCGCCACCGGCACCCACGGCTCCGGCGACGCCAACGGCGGCCTGGCCACCTCGGTCTCGGCGATCGACCTGGTCACCGCGGACGGCGCCATCCACACCGTCAGCCGGGCCGCGGACGCCCGCACCTTCGACGGTTCCGTCGTCGCCCTCGGCGCCCTCGGCGTCGTCACCCACCTGACCCTGGACCTGCGCCCCGCCTTCGAGGTACGCCAGCGGGTCCTCACCGGCCTCGAACTCGACGACGCCACCGCGAACTTCGACGCGATCACCTCGGCCGCGTACAGCGTCAGCCTCTTCACCGACTGGCGCGGCCCGCGCTTCACGCAGGTATGGCTCAAGCAGCTCGCCGACGCCCCCGACGCCGACTTCCCGTGGGCCGAGCCCGCCGGCACCAAGATGCACCCGGTGCCGGGGGTCGACCCGGTGCACTGCACCGAGCAGTTCGACGTCCCCGGCCCCTGGCACGAGCGGCTACCGCACTTCCGGCCCGGCTTCACCCCCAGCAGCGGCCAGGAGCTGCAGTCCGAGTACCTGCTGCCGCGCGCCCACGCGGCCGCCGCGCTGCACGCCGTGGACGCCATACGCGACACCGTCGCGCCGATCCTGCAGATCTGCGAGGTCCGCACCGTCGCCGCCGACCGGCTCTGGCTCAGCCCCGCCTACGGCCGCGACACCGTCGCCCTGCACTTCACCTGGATCGAGGACACCGCGCGGGTGCTGCCGGTCCTCGCCGTCCTCGAACCGGCGCTGGCCCCCTACGACCCGCGCCCGCACTGGGGCAAGCTCTTCACCGTCGACCCCGCCGAGGTCCGCGCCCGCTACCCCCGGCTGCCCGACTTCCTCGCCCTGGCCGCCGCCACCGACCCGGCCCGCACCTTCTCCAACGGTTACCTCGATCGATTGCTCCACGCATGA
- a CDS encoding ArsB/NhaD family transporter produces the protein MKSLGRPHPDLGVPLSAAAAETLSVAALLVVLGFAVLRPHGWPEAVAAVPAAALLTAVGAVPLSAAWGQIKELAPVVGFLAAVLVLAELCADDGLFTAAGDAIAQACRGEPQRLLAGVFAVAAVVTAVLSLDATVVLLTPVVIVTASRAGARPRPHVYACAHLANSASLLLPVSNLTNLLAFTAAGVTFTRFALLMAVPWLLAIGIEYLIFRRFFAADLAVTEHPPEQGEPPAVPVLTLVVLGLTLAGFAITSLFGINPAWAALAGALVLGGRALYRRRATVGSLVVAAGPLFCLFVLALGVVVEAVVRNGLSDAADAVLPSGNGLPALLGIAAFAAVLANVINNLPAVLALLPLAETGGAGPVLAVLIGVNLGPNLGYAGSLATLLWRRVLHDHGTDASLRTFTRLGLLTVPPTLVASTVALWAGLQLTGT, from the coding sequence ATGAAATCCCTGGGTAGACCGCATCCGGACCTGGGAGTTCCACTGAGCGCCGCAGCCGCAGAGACGCTGTCCGTGGCCGCGCTGCTCGTCGTGCTGGGCTTCGCGGTGCTCCGGCCGCACGGCTGGCCCGAGGCGGTGGCCGCGGTGCCCGCCGCGGCGCTGCTCACCGCGGTCGGCGCGGTGCCGCTGTCGGCCGCCTGGGGGCAGATCAAGGAGCTGGCGCCGGTCGTCGGCTTCCTGGCCGCCGTCCTGGTGCTGGCCGAACTGTGCGCCGACGACGGGCTGTTCACCGCCGCGGGGGACGCCATCGCGCAGGCCTGCCGCGGCGAGCCGCAGCGGCTGCTCGCCGGGGTCTTCGCCGTCGCCGCCGTGGTGACCGCGGTGCTCAGCCTGGACGCCACCGTCGTGCTGCTCACCCCGGTGGTCATCGTCACCGCCTCGCGGGCCGGCGCCCGGCCCCGGCCGCACGTCTACGCCTGCGCCCACCTGGCCAACTCCGCGTCGCTGCTGCTGCCGGTCTCCAACCTGACCAACCTGCTGGCCTTCACCGCGGCCGGCGTGACCTTCACCCGGTTCGCGCTGCTGATGGCCGTGCCGTGGCTGCTCGCCATCGGCATCGAGTACCTGATCTTCCGCCGCTTCTTCGCCGCCGACCTGGCGGTCACCGAGCACCCGCCGGAGCAGGGCGAGCCGCCCGCCGTGCCGGTGCTCACCCTGGTGGTGCTCGGCCTGACGCTGGCCGGTTTCGCGATCACCTCGCTGTTCGGGATCAACCCGGCGTGGGCGGCGCTGGCCGGTGCGCTGGTGCTCGGCGGGCGGGCGCTGTACCGCCGCCGGGCGACGGTCGGCTCGCTTGTGGTCGCGGCGGGGCCGCTGTTCTGCCTGTTCGTGCTCGCGCTCGGCGTGGTCGTCGAGGCGGTGGTGCGCAACGGGCTGTCGGACGCGGCCGACGCGGTCCTGCCGTCCGGCAACGGGCTGCCCGCACTGCTCGGGATCGCCGCCTTCGCCGCCGTGCTGGCCAACGTGATCAACAACCTGCCCGCCGTGCTGGCGCTGCTCCCGCTGGCCGAGACCGGCGGCGCCGGTCCGGTGCTCGCCGTGCTGATCGGCGTGAACCTCGGCCCCAACCTCGGCTACGCCGGGTCGCTCGCCACCCTGCTGTGGCGGCGGGTGCTGCACGACCACGGCACCGACGCCTCGCTGCGCACCTTCACCCGGCTCGGCCTGCTCACCGTGCCGCCGACGCTGGTGGCGTCCACCGTCGCGCTGTGGGCGGGCCTGCAGCTCACCGGCACCTGA
- a CDS encoding acyl-CoA dehydrogenase family protein — translation MQQYGPQPVSRQLPTEEARDLLALTRDVAQREIAPAAAAEEEAGRFPRETFTLIGRAGLLGLPYPEEHGGGGQPYEVYLQVLEELAAARLTVGLGTSVHTLSCHAVAHYGSKEQRAEYLPGMLGGAQLGAYCLSEPTSGSDAAALRTRAARDGDDWTIDGTKSWITHGGVADFYTVLARSGGEGAHGISAYLVPGDAPGLVAAVPERKMGLKGSPTAQVHFDAVRVPDSRRIGELGQGFAIALDALDSGRLGIAACATGLAQAALDAALGYVMERRQFDRPVADFQGLRFMLADMATRIEAGRALYLAAARLRDAGQPFSARAAMAKLFCTDTAMQVTTDAVQLLGGYGYTADFPVERYMREAKVLQIVEGTNQIQRMVVARHLAGPESRA, via the coding sequence ATGCAGCAGTACGGCCCGCAGCCGGTGTCCCGTCAACTGCCCACCGAGGAGGCGCGGGACCTGCTCGCGCTCACCCGGGACGTGGCCCAGCGGGAGATCGCTCCCGCCGCGGCCGCCGAGGAGGAGGCCGGGCGTTTCCCGCGTGAGACGTTCACCCTGATCGGCCGGGCGGGGCTGCTCGGCCTGCCCTATCCGGAGGAACACGGCGGCGGAGGCCAGCCGTACGAGGTGTATCTGCAGGTGCTCGAAGAGCTCGCGGCGGCCCGGCTGACCGTGGGCCTCGGAACGAGCGTCCACACCCTGTCCTGCCACGCCGTCGCCCACTACGGCAGCAAGGAGCAGCGCGCCGAGTACCTGCCCGGCATGCTCGGCGGCGCCCAGCTGGGCGCGTACTGCCTCTCGGAGCCGACCTCGGGCTCCGACGCCGCAGCCCTGCGGACCCGGGCGGCGCGCGACGGCGACGACTGGACGATCGACGGCACCAAGTCGTGGATCACCCACGGCGGCGTCGCGGACTTCTACACGGTGCTGGCCCGCAGCGGCGGCGAGGGCGCGCACGGCATCTCGGCGTATCTCGTACCGGGCGACGCGCCGGGCCTGGTGGCCGCGGTGCCCGAGCGGAAGATGGGCCTGAAGGGCTCACCGACCGCGCAGGTGCACTTCGACGCCGTCCGGGTGCCGGACTCCCGCAGGATCGGCGAGCTCGGCCAGGGCTTCGCCATCGCGCTCGACGCGCTGGACTCCGGGCGGCTCGGCATCGCCGCGTGCGCGACCGGCCTGGCACAGGCCGCGCTGGACGCGGCGCTCGGCTACGTCATGGAGCGGCGGCAGTTCGACCGGCCCGTCGCCGACTTCCAGGGCCTGCGCTTCATGCTCGCCGACATGGCCACCAGGATCGAGGCGGGCCGGGCGCTGTATCTGGCGGCGGCCAGGCTGCGCGACGCGGGACAGCCGTTCTCCGCACGGGCCGCCATGGCGAAGCTCTTCTGCACCGACACCGCGATGCAGGTGACCACCGACGCCGTCCAGCTGCTCGGCGGGTACGGCTACACCGCGGACTTCCCGGTCGAGCGCTACATGCGGGAGGCGAAGGTGCTGCAGATCGTGGAGGGCACCAACCAGATCCAGCGGATGGTCGTCGCCCGCCATCTGGCCGGCCCCGAGTCCAGGGCCTGA
- a CDS encoding amidohydrolase: MRTSSATTGTSHSTRSGSVLLRGGFVYSPADPFATAIVVDGDTLAWVGEEAAADSFADGVDEVVDLDGALVTPAFTDAHVHTTATGLALTGLDLTGVASLPEALARTAAHAAAHPADRVLLGHGWDESGWPEQRPPTRAELDRATGGRPLYLSRTDVHSAAVSSALAALVPDLAGLPGHHPQAPLTRDAHHAVRRAAYAAVTPAQREAAQRAALRHAAAQGIGALHECAGPDISSQDDLRGLLALAAAGDGPRVLGYWAEPVRTPADLDRVRDLGAVGAAGDLFVDGSLGSHTACLHAPYADDAATTGVSYLDGETIARHLLLCTQAGVQAGFHAIGDAAVDAVVAGVRAAAETAGLDRVRALRHRVEHAELLTDAAVAAFAEFGLVASVQPAFDAAWGGPDGMYAARLGTERAAALNPYAALTRAGVPLALGSDSPVTPLDPWGAVRAAAFHRTPAHRISARAAFTGHTRGGWRAVGRDDAGVLVPGAPADYAVWSVGDLVVQAPDERVANWSTDPRSGTPGLPDLTPGNELPTALRTVVGGRTVHARPNG; encoded by the coding sequence ATGCGCACCAGTTCCGCGACCACCGGCACGTCCCACAGCACCCGAAGCGGGAGCGTCCTGCTGCGCGGGGGGTTCGTGTACAGCCCCGCCGACCCGTTCGCGACAGCGATCGTCGTGGACGGCGACACCCTCGCCTGGGTCGGCGAGGAGGCCGCCGCCGACTCCTTCGCTGACGGCGTGGACGAGGTGGTCGACCTCGACGGCGCCCTGGTCACCCCGGCGTTCACCGACGCCCACGTGCACACCACCGCCACCGGCCTGGCGCTGACCGGCCTGGACCTCACCGGTGTCGCCTCGCTGCCTGAGGCACTGGCCAGGACCGCCGCGCACGCGGCCGCGCACCCCGCGGACCGCGTCCTGCTCGGGCACGGCTGGGACGAGAGCGGCTGGCCCGAGCAGCGGCCGCCGACGCGGGCCGAGCTGGACCGGGCGACCGGCGGCCGCCCGCTGTACCTGTCGCGCACCGACGTGCACTCCGCGGCCGTCAGCAGCGCCCTGGCCGCGCTCGTACCGGACCTCGCGGGGCTGCCCGGCCACCACCCGCAGGCACCGCTGACCCGCGACGCGCACCACGCCGTACGCCGGGCCGCCTACGCCGCCGTCACACCCGCCCAGCGGGAGGCCGCCCAGCGGGCCGCGCTGCGGCACGCGGCCGCCCAGGGCATCGGCGCGCTGCACGAGTGCGCGGGCCCCGACATCTCCTCGCAGGACGACCTGAGGGGCCTGCTGGCGCTCGCCGCGGCCGGCGACGGGCCGCGGGTGCTCGGCTACTGGGCCGAGCCGGTCCGCACACCAGCCGACCTGGACCGTGTCCGCGACCTCGGTGCGGTCGGCGCCGCCGGCGACCTCTTCGTGGACGGCTCGCTCGGCTCGCACACCGCGTGCCTGCACGCGCCCTACGCCGACGACGCCGCCACCACGGGCGTGTCGTACCTGGACGGCGAGACCATCGCCCGGCACCTGCTGCTGTGCACGCAGGCAGGCGTCCAGGCCGGTTTCCACGCCATCGGGGACGCGGCCGTCGACGCGGTCGTCGCCGGAGTGCGGGCCGCCGCCGAGACGGCCGGCCTGGACCGGGTGCGGGCGCTGCGGCACCGGGTGGAGCACGCCGAGCTGCTGACCGACGCGGCCGTCGCGGCCTTCGCCGAATTCGGCCTGGTCGCCTCCGTGCAGCCCGCCTTCGACGCCGCCTGGGGCGGCCCCGACGGGATGTACGCGGCCAGGCTCGGCACCGAGCGGGCCGCGGCGCTCAACCCCTACGCGGCGCTGACCCGGGCCGGGGTGCCGCTCGCGCTCGGCTCCGACAGCCCGGTCACCCCGCTCGACCCGTGGGGCGCGGTCCGGGCCGCGGCCTTCCACCGCACGCCCGCGCACCGGATCTCCGCCCGCGCCGCCTTCACCGGGCACACCCGCGGCGGCTGGCGGGCCGTCGGCCGGGACGACGCCGGCGTCCTGGTGCCCGGCGCGCCGGCCGACTACGCGGTGTGGAGCGTCGGCGACCTGGTCGTCCAGGCCCCCGACGAGCGGGTCGCCAACTGGTCCACCGACCCCCGCTCCGGCACCCCCGGCCTGCCCGACCTGACCCCGGGCAACGAGCTGCCCACCGCGCTGCGCACGGTCGTCGGCGGCCGCACGGTCCACGCGCGCCCGAACGGGTGA
- a CDS encoding SAM-dependent methyltransferase, with product MTDRPSWAPPGIDISVPSVSRVYDYFLGGSHNFEVDREAARVALKAIPGIPKVGQANRAVMRRAVRHAVGQGIDQFLDIGSGIPTFGNVHEVVHTLNPAADVVYVDNDPVAVAHSKAVLDGNEHATIAAADLRDPKSVLDHPETRRMLDLGRPVALLLVAVLHFLRDSDDAYAVVATLRDALAPGSLLVITHATPQLGPLNDDQRRVQDVYQRTSTPLIMRTVPEVERFFTGFELLEPGVVPLAYWRPDSPPSDDEDPVLRTGLAGVGLKA from the coding sequence GTGACCGACCGTCCTTCCTGGGCACCGCCCGGCATCGACATCTCCGTGCCCAGCGTGTCGCGGGTCTACGACTACTTCCTCGGCGGTTCGCACAACTTCGAGGTGGACCGGGAAGCGGCCAGAGTCGCGCTCAAGGCCATCCCCGGCATCCCCAAGGTCGGCCAGGCCAACCGGGCGGTGATGCGCAGGGCGGTGCGGCACGCGGTCGGGCAGGGCATCGACCAGTTCCTCGACATCGGCTCCGGCATCCCCACCTTCGGCAACGTGCACGAGGTCGTCCACACGCTGAATCCGGCCGCCGACGTGGTCTACGTCGACAACGACCCGGTCGCGGTCGCGCACAGCAAGGCGGTCCTGGACGGCAACGAGCACGCCACCATCGCCGCCGCCGACCTGCGCGACCCGAAGTCGGTGCTCGACCACCCGGAGACCCGGCGGATGCTGGACCTCGGCCGGCCGGTCGCGCTGCTGCTGGTGGCGGTGCTGCACTTCCTGCGCGACAGCGACGACGCCTACGCCGTCGTCGCCACGCTGCGCGACGCCCTCGCCCCCGGCAGCCTGCTGGTCATCACGCACGCCACGCCCCAGCTCGGCCCGCTCAACGACGACCAGCGCCGGGTCCAGGACGTCTACCAGCGCACCAGCACCCCGCTGATCATGCGGACCGTGCCCGAGGTGGAACGCTTCTTCACCGGATTCGAGCTGCTCGAACCGGGAGTGGTACCGCTGGCGTACTGGCGGCCAGACAGCCCGCCGAGCGACGACGAGGACCCCGTACTGCGCACCGGGCTCGCCGGCGTGGGGCTGAAAGCGTGA
- a CDS encoding serine/threonine-protein kinase, with translation MESLGAGDPRSIGGYPLFARLGAGGMGQVFLARTPAGRALALKTVRPEFALDPGFGDRFAREIRHADRVRSPWTVAVVDFSPPGATPQWLATEYVPAPSLTDHVVSHGPLPAPAVAALAAELCAALRTVHDAGLAHRDVKPSNVLLAGQRPLLIDFGIARAAEDSRHTRTGGMIGSPGYMPPEQATAGAAAEPGDLFALAAVLVYAATGRGPFQRPGEDPSAPALLYRVVHEDADLSGVPDVVLPLLRACLAKDPRERPDARAAAALLPGGDAPGHWPGALPGLAAEVAARESMTRAALGAPPAGDLGPSPYGPGAAYPPPSPAGPAPLSVAGPAPTLPAPAAAHPAPQPYSPYGGPPAAGAPGGPGPQRRRTSLALAVAGVVVLGGVVAVVLDQNGGSGGDGDSGGKGTSSSSTRPSSAGALPAAWVGTWVGEGPGSLAQGTEDIKVTLTLTGGARGSTVGRQVSHARTTGTTAEAGCTEELELSQAQGTTMVFRAVTSTPTDPDSDLRCPTGNVYTLSMTGTDHLRLGSGSQAAGAPTTFEKQG, from the coding sequence ATGGAGAGCTTGGGGGCCGGCGATCCGCGGTCGATCGGCGGTTATCCGCTGTTCGCGCGGCTCGGAGCGGGCGGGATGGGACAGGTGTTCCTGGCGCGTACTCCTGCGGGCAGAGCGCTGGCGCTGAAGACCGTACGGCCGGAATTCGCCCTCGATCCCGGCTTCGGCGACCGCTTCGCCCGGGAGATCCGGCATGCCGACCGGGTGCGGTCGCCGTGGACGGTCGCGGTGGTGGACTTCAGCCCGCCCGGCGCCACCCCGCAGTGGCTGGCGACCGAGTACGTACCGGCGCCGTCGCTCACCGACCATGTCGTGTCGCACGGCCCGCTCCCGGCGCCCGCGGTGGCGGCGCTGGCCGCCGAGCTGTGCGCGGCGCTGCGGACCGTCCATGACGCGGGCCTGGCCCACCGCGACGTCAAGCCGTCCAACGTGCTGCTGGCCGGGCAGCGCCCGCTGCTGATCGACTTCGGTATCGCCAGGGCCGCGGAGGACTCCCGCCACACCAGGACAGGCGGGATGATCGGTTCCCCCGGCTACATGCCGCCTGAGCAGGCGACGGCGGGGGCGGCCGCCGAGCCGGGCGACCTGTTCGCGCTGGCGGCGGTGCTGGTCTACGCCGCCACTGGGCGCGGGCCGTTCCAGCGTCCGGGTGAGGACCCCTCGGCGCCCGCGCTGCTCTACCGGGTGGTGCACGAGGACGCGGACCTGAGCGGCGTCCCCGACGTGGTGCTGCCGCTGCTGCGGGCGTGCCTGGCCAAGGACCCCCGGGAGCGTCCGGACGCCCGGGCCGCGGCGGCCCTGCTGCCCGGCGGCGACGCCCCCGGGCACTGGCCCGGCGCGCTGCCGGGGCTGGCCGCCGAGGTGGCGGCCAGGGAGTCGATGACGCGGGCCGCGCTGGGGGCGCCGCCGGCCGGGGACCTCGGCCCGTCGCCGTACGGCCCGGGCGCGGCCTACCCGCCGCCCTCACCCGCCGGCCCGGCACCGCTGTCCGTAGCCGGTCCCGCGCCGACCCTTCCCGCACCGGCCGCGGCGCACCCGGCCCCGCAGCCGTACAGCCCGTACGGCGGCCCCCCGGCCGCCGGCGCCCCCGGCGGGCCGGGTCCGCAGCGGCGGCGTACGAGCCTGGCGCTCGCGGTGGCCGGGGTCGTCGTGCTCGGCGGTGTGGTGGCCGTGGTGCTCGACCAGAACGGCGGCTCCGGCGGGGACGGGGACTCCGGCGGCAAGGGCACCAGCAGCTCCTCGACCCGGCCGTCGTCCGCCGGCGCGCTGCCCGCCGCGTGGGTCGGCACCTGGGTCGGCGAGGGTCCCGGCAGCCTGGCCCAGGGGACCGAGGACATCAAGGTCACCCTCACCTTGACCGGCGGTGCGCGCGGCAGCACGGTCGGCCGTCAGGTGAGCCACGCCAGGACGACGGGCACCACGGCGGAGGCGGGCTGCACCGAGGAGCTGGAGCTGTCCCAGGCGCAGGGCACCACGATGGTCTTCCGTGCGGTCACCAGCACCCCCACCGACCCGGACTCCGACCTGCGCTGCCCCACCGGCAACGTCTACACCCTCTCCATGACCGGCACGGACCACCTGCGGCTGGGCAGCGGCTCGCAGGCGGCGGGCGCGCCGACGACCTTCGAGAAGCAGGGCTGA
- a CDS encoding Lrp/AsnC family transcriptional regulator encodes MEELDRQIVELLMTDGRMSYTDLGKATGLSTSAVHQRVRRLEQRGVIRGYAAIVDAEAVGLSLTAFISVKPFDPSAPDDIPERLADVPEIEACHSVAGDENYILKVRVSTPIELEHLLSRVRTLAGVSTRTTVVLSTPYESRPPRL; translated from the coding sequence GTGGAGGAGCTGGATCGCCAGATCGTGGAACTGCTCATGACCGACGGGCGCATGAGCTACACGGACCTCGGAAAGGCCACGGGCCTTTCCACGTCCGCGGTCCACCAGCGGGTCCGCCGGCTCGAACAGCGCGGCGTCATCCGCGGTTACGCCGCGATCGTCGACGCCGAGGCGGTCGGGCTGTCGCTGACCGCGTTCATCTCGGTGAAGCCGTTCGATCCCAGCGCGCCCGACGACATCCCCGAGCGGCTCGCCGACGTGCCCGAGATCGAGGCGTGCCATTCGGTGGCGGGCGACGAGAACTACATCCTGAAGGTCAGGGTGTCCACGCCGATCGAGCTCGAACACCTGCTGTCCCGGGTCAGGACCCTCGCGGGCGTCTCCACCCGCACGACGGTCGTCCTCTCGACCCCTTACGAGTCCCGCCCACCCCGCCTCTAG
- a CDS encoding putative bifunctional diguanylate cyclase/phosphodiesterase, with protein MAGGTPAAGGDSLERFAAIWGRAIYPVTATSMTRAEFEQHLLPLARTLKDTLHAGRFDPRDAVPVGEGLVAAHCTDPEALPSILGIIDAYLVLFCGPVPGLPADECRVRCSRLQHAVAVGFSHAMRERTLHEQESISRAALNAKTEAESALAASEARFRAVFETAPVGIGIADLDGKVLEVNEALTRMLGSESYIRHRKAGEWAHPDNGSEAGQLNRELARGERDHYHIERAYPRADGSVLWADVQVSLLRDSAGRPQYQLGLLEDITERRRLLERLRHQATHDALTGLPNRALFFERLDRALSATDDQGVAQADRRIGVCYLDLDGFKAVNDSLGHAVGDRLLVAVADRLRGCVTSPDQLVARIGGDEFVALYADPPSQSAVTDLAARILKALSIPVLLDDRPLPVHGSIGIVHGPVGARGPADVLRSADITMYRAKERGGNRYEVADADADARAITRHGLTNQLPSALRHGEFFVEYQPLIGLEDGAVLGAEALVRWSHPVHGVLGPDQFIPLAESTGQIVPLGRWVLEQAAAQARDWQDGQFSGAAPRINVNLSPVQLGHPDLVAEVAAVLDETGLPPSALCLEVTESALIGADEDALKPLRRIADLGVAIALDDFGTGYSNLSSLRWLPVSVLKLDRSFTRGMRQQPADPIELKIVEGIVSLAHTLNLTVTVEGVETRTQAEHLRALGCDTAQGWYYGKAGPADQLHMLTLADAG; from the coding sequence GTGGCGGGCGGCACCCCGGCGGCGGGCGGGGACAGCCTGGAGCGGTTCGCCGCGATCTGGGGCCGGGCGATCTACCCGGTCACCGCCACCTCGATGACCCGGGCCGAGTTCGAGCAGCACCTGCTCCCGCTGGCCCGCACCCTCAAGGACACCCTGCACGCAGGACGCTTCGACCCGCGTGACGCGGTCCCGGTCGGCGAGGGGCTGGTCGCGGCGCACTGCACCGACCCCGAGGCGCTGCCCAGCATCCTCGGCATCATCGACGCCTACCTGGTGCTCTTCTGCGGCCCGGTGCCCGGCCTGCCCGCCGACGAGTGCCGGGTGCGCTGCTCGCGGCTCCAGCACGCGGTCGCCGTCGGCTTCTCGCACGCGATGCGCGAACGCACCCTGCACGAGCAGGAGTCGATCTCCCGCGCCGCGCTGAACGCCAAGACCGAGGCGGAGAGCGCGCTGGCGGCCAGCGAGGCCCGCTTCCGCGCGGTCTTCGAGACCGCCCCGGTCGGCATCGGCATCGCCGACCTCGACGGCAAGGTGCTGGAGGTCAACGAGGCGCTCACCCGGATGCTCGGCAGCGAGTCGTACATCAGGCACCGCAAGGCCGGCGAGTGGGCGCACCCGGACAACGGCTCCGAGGCCGGGCAGCTGAACCGCGAGCTCGCCCGCGGCGAGCGCGACCACTACCACATCGAGAGGGCCTACCCGCGGGCCGACGGCTCGGTGCTGTGGGCCGACGTCCAGGTCTCGCTGCTGCGGGACTCGGCCGGCCGGCCGCAGTACCAGCTCGGCCTGCTGGAGGACATCACCGAGCGGCGCCGGCTGCTGGAGCGGCTGCGCCACCAGGCCACCCACGACGCGCTCACCGGACTGCCCAACCGCGCGCTGTTCTTCGAACGCCTCGACCGCGCGCTCAGCGCCACCGACGACCAGGGCGTCGCCCAGGCCGACCGCAGGATCGGCGTCTGCTACCTCGACCTGGACGGCTTCAAGGCGGTCAACGACAGCCTCGGCCACGCGGTGGGCGACCGGCTGCTGGTCGCCGTCGCCGACCGGCTGCGCGGCTGCGTGACCTCGCCCGACCAGCTGGTCGCCAGGATCGGCGGCGACGAGTTCGTCGCCCTCTACGCCGACCCGCCGAGCCAGAGCGCCGTCACCGACCTGGCCGCCCGCATCCTCAAGGCGCTCTCCATCCCGGTGCTGCTCGACGACCGCCCGCTGCCGGTGCACGGCAGTATCGGCATCGTGCACGGTCCGGTCGGCGCCCGCGGCCCCGCCGACGTGCTGCGCAGCGCCGACATCACGATGTACCGCGCCAAGGAGCGCGGCGGCAACCGCTACGAGGTCGCCGACGCCGACGCCGACGCCCGCGCCATCACCCGGCACGGGCTGACCAACCAGCTGCCGAGCGCGCTGCGGCACGGCGAGTTCTTCGTCGAGTACCAGCCGCTGATCGGCCTGGAGGACGGCGCGGTGCTGGGCGCCGAGGCGCTGGTGCGCTGGAGCCACCCGGTGCACGGGGTGCTCGGCCCCGACCAGTTCATCCCGCTCGCCGAGAGCACCGGGCAGATCGTGCCGCTGGGCCGCTGGGTGCTCGAACAGGCCGCCGCCCAGGCCCGCGACTGGCAGGACGGGCAGTTCAGCGGCGCCGCGCCACGGATCAACGTCAACCTGTCACCGGTGCAGCTCGGCCACCCCGACCTGGTGGCCGAGGTCGCCGCGGTGCTGGACGAGACCGGCCTGCCGCCCAGCGCGCTGTGCCTTGAGGTCACCGAGAGCGCGCTGATCGGCGCCGACGAGGACGCGCTCAAGCCGCTGCGCCGGATCGCCGACCTCGGGGTGGCGATCGCGCTCGACGACTTCGGCACCGGATACTCCAACCTCTCCTCGCTGCGCTGGCTGCCGGTCAGCGTGCTGAAGCTCGACCGGTCCTTCACCCGAGGCATGCGCCAGCAGCCCGCCGACCCGATCGAACTCAAGATCGTCGAGGGCATCGTCTCCCTCGCCCACACCCTCAACCTCACCGTGACCGTCGAGGGCGTCGAGACCCGCACCCAGGCCGAGCACCTGCGCGCGCTGGGCTGCGACACCGCCCAGGGCTGGTACTACGGCAAGGCCGGGCCGGCCGACCAGCTGCACATGCTGACCCTCGCCGACGCCGGCTGA